One region of Exiguobacterium acetylicum genomic DNA includes:
- a CDS encoding pyruvate carboxylase has protein sequence MTKIQKILVANRGEIAIRVFRAATELGIRTVAIYSREDMGSLHRYKADEAYRIGEGKKPIEAYLDIEDIIATAKKAECDAIHPGYGFLSENIELAKRCREEGIIFIGPQEEHLYKFGDKVRARTTAIEAGLPVIPGTDGPISSIDEAYAFAKEAGYPLMVKASLGGGGRGMRVVRTEEELPDMIERAKSEALKAFGSDEIYVEKLIERPKHIEVQIIGDAHGNIIHLFERDCSVQRRHQKVVEVAPCVTLSDEGRQKICDAAVTLMKHVGYENAGTVEFLVTQDESFYFIEVNPRVQVEHTITEMITGVDIVQTQIRVAEGESLHSDLVGIPQQEDIKMLGFAIQSRITSEDPENGFLPDTGKIKAYRSPGGFGVRLDGGNAYVGAEISPYYDSLLVKISTHGLTYDQAVAKMRRNLSEFRIRGIKTNIPFLSNVLKHHAFVSGDYNTSFIDDTQELFIFPKRQDRGTKLLTYIGEVSVNGFPGIGKLDKPLARDVRIPKNLPTDYTPGAKAILDAEGPEAVAKWLAAQENVLLTDTTFRDAHQSLLATRMRTKDLVAIAEAEAKLLPELFSVEAWGGATFDVAYRFLSEDPWVRLMKLREKMPNVLIQMLLRGANGVGYKNYPDNVIHTFVKEAAQAGVDVFRIFDSLNNPESIQLAIDAVLPTGKIAEAAVCYTGDLFDANRPKYHLPYYVNLAKQLEESGAHIIAIKDMAGLLKPEAAYALVSALKDAVSLPIHLHTHDASGNGIYTYARAIDAGVDVVDVAASSMSGLTSQPAGGSLIHALSGHPRQPLVSAQKFEQISDYWQDVRHLYQAFELDMIAPNPTVYDHEMPGGQYSNLQQQAKAVGLADRWSEVKEMYARVNMLFGDIVKVTPSSKVVGDMALFMVQHHLTEEDVLHRASGLDFPDSVVELMKGELGTPPDGFPKDVQQAILKGAAPLTERPGKMMEPLNFDAIKHELFEKLERPVTEFDALAYALYPKVFMDYSSYVARYGDISVLDTNTFFHGMRLGETIEVEIERGKTLYLKLIQIGQPDDHGMRTIYYEMNGVPREVEVKDISIKESSSSRPKADRSNAKQIGASMPGSVLKVLVETGTRVRKGEQLLVTEAMKMETTIQAPEDGEIKAVHVKEGEAIASQDLLIEFV, from the coding sequence TTGACTAAAATCCAGAAGATTCTCGTAGCAAACCGCGGGGAGATCGCGATTCGCGTTTTCCGTGCAGCGACAGAACTCGGTATTCGTACCGTTGCCATTTATTCGCGAGAGGATATGGGTTCTCTTCATCGCTATAAAGCCGATGAAGCGTACCGGATCGGAGAAGGGAAAAAACCGATCGAAGCTTATCTCGATATTGAAGATATCATCGCAACAGCGAAAAAAGCCGAATGTGATGCGATCCATCCTGGTTATGGATTCCTCTCTGAGAATATTGAGCTAGCCAAACGTTGCCGTGAAGAGGGAATCATCTTCATCGGACCGCAAGAAGAGCATCTGTATAAGTTCGGGGATAAAGTACGGGCACGGACGACAGCGATTGAAGCCGGTCTTCCTGTCATTCCGGGAACGGATGGTCCGATCTCATCCATTGATGAAGCATATGCGTTCGCAAAAGAAGCAGGCTATCCACTCATGGTCAAAGCATCGCTTGGCGGTGGTGGACGCGGTATGCGTGTCGTCCGGACAGAAGAAGAGCTTCCAGACATGATCGAACGTGCGAAATCTGAAGCCTTGAAAGCATTTGGTTCGGATGAGATTTACGTCGAAAAATTAATCGAACGACCAAAACATATTGAAGTTCAAATCATCGGTGACGCCCATGGGAACATCATTCATTTGTTTGAACGTGATTGTTCCGTACAGCGTCGTCACCAAAAAGTCGTCGAAGTGGCACCATGTGTGACGCTTTCAGACGAAGGTCGACAAAAGATTTGTGACGCAGCCGTCACATTGATGAAGCATGTCGGATACGAAAATGCGGGTACGGTCGAATTTCTCGTGACACAAGATGAATCGTTCTATTTCATCGAGGTCAACCCACGTGTCCAAGTCGAGCACACGATTACGGAGATGATCACAGGCGTTGATATCGTCCAGACACAGATCCGTGTTGCTGAAGGCGAATCGTTACATAGCGACCTCGTTGGTATTCCGCAACAAGAAGACATTAAGATGCTTGGTTTTGCGATCCAAAGCCGAATCACGTCAGAAGATCCGGAGAACGGTTTCTTACCGGATACAGGGAAAATTAAAGCCTATCGTTCACCAGGCGGTTTTGGTGTACGTCTCGATGGTGGGAATGCTTATGTTGGAGCGGAAATTTCACCATATTATGACTCACTGCTCGTTAAAATCTCGACGCATGGTTTGACGTACGATCAAGCCGTTGCGAAGATGCGTCGAAACTTAAGTGAATTCCGAATCCGTGGGATCAAGACGAATATCCCATTCTTAAGCAACGTCTTGAAGCACCATGCGTTCGTCAGCGGGGATTACAATACATCGTTCATTGATGATACACAAGAATTATTCATCTTCCCGAAACGTCAAGACCGGGGAACGAAACTTTTGACGTACATCGGAGAGGTTTCCGTCAATGGATTCCCGGGAATCGGAAAATTGGACAAGCCGCTTGCGCGTGACGTCCGGATTCCGAAAAATCTCCCGACAGACTATACACCAGGTGCAAAAGCGATTCTCGATGCGGAAGGTCCAGAAGCCGTCGCAAAATGGTTGGCAGCTCAGGAGAACGTTTTGTTGACAGATACGACATTCCGTGATGCCCATCAGTCGCTCCTTGCGACGCGGATGCGGACGAAGGATCTCGTTGCGATTGCAGAGGCGGAAGCGAAACTGCTACCTGAACTGTTTTCTGTCGAAGCATGGGGAGGCGCGACATTTGATGTTGCCTATCGATTCTTGTCGGAGGATCCATGGGTTCGTCTGATGAAATTGCGTGAAAAGATGCCAAATGTCCTCATTCAAATGTTGCTTCGTGGTGCGAACGGCGTCGGTTACAAAAACTATCCGGACAACGTCATCCATACGTTCGTTAAGGAAGCGGCGCAAGCAGGAGTAGACGTCTTCCGAATCTTCGATAGCTTGAACAACCCCGAGTCGATCCAACTTGCGATCGATGCGGTCTTGCCGACAGGTAAAATCGCGGAAGCAGCTGTCTGTTACACAGGGGATTTATTTGACGCGAATCGTCCGAAATATCACCTGCCGTATTACGTCAATCTGGCGAAACAACTGGAAGAAAGCGGCGCTCATATCATTGCCATTAAGGATATGGCGGGTCTCTTGAAACCGGAAGCAGCCTATGCGCTCGTATCAGCACTTAAAGATGCGGTATCGCTACCGATCCATCTCCACACACACGATGCGAGTGGGAACGGGATTTATACGTATGCGCGTGCGATCGATGCAGGTGTCGACGTCGTAGACGTCGCAGCATCAAGCATGTCGGGACTTACGAGTCAGCCAGCGGGTGGTAGCTTGATTCATGCCTTAAGTGGTCATCCACGTCAACCGCTCGTATCAGCACAGAAGTTTGAACAGATTTCGGATTATTGGCAGGACGTGCGTCATCTGTATCAAGCATTCGAACTCGATATGATCGCACCAAATCCAACGGTCTACGACCATGAGATGCCGGGTGGACAGTATTCGAACTTACAGCAACAAGCAAAAGCGGTCGGACTCGCGGATCGTTGGTCTGAAGTCAAAGAAATGTATGCGCGTGTCAATATGCTGTTTGGCGATATCGTCAAAGTCACACCATCGTCAAAAGTCGTCGGAGACATGGCACTCTTCATGGTTCAACATCATCTGACGGAAGAAGATGTCTTGCACCGTGCAAGTGGACTTGATTTCCCGGATTCAGTCGTCGAACTGATGAAAGGGGAGCTCGGAACACCACCGGATGGTTTCCCGAAAGACGTTCAACAGGCTATTCTCAAGGGAGCTGCCCCACTGACAGAACGTCCTGGTAAGATGATGGAACCACTCAATTTTGATGCAATCAAACATGAGTTGTTCGAAAAGCTTGAACGTCCAGTTACAGAATTTGATGCACTCGCTTACGCGCTCTATCCAAAAGTCTTCATGGACTACAGTTCGTATGTCGCTCGATATGGCGATATCTCTGTTCTTGATACGAATACGTTCTTCCATGGAATGCGTCTAGGGGAGACGATCGAGGTTGAAATCGAACGAGGCAAGACACTCTACCTCAAGTTGATTCAAATCGGTCAGCCAGACGATCATGGTATGCGGACGATCTATTATGAAATGAACGGTGTTCCTCGTGAAGTCGAAGTCAAAGACATCAGTATCAAGGAAAGTTCATCAAGTCGTCCAAAAGCAGATCGAAGCAATGCGAAACAAATCGGTGCTTCAATGCCGGGTAGCGTGCTGAAGGTACTCGTCGAGACTGGTACACGTGTCCGTAAAGGAGAGCAACTCCTCGTCACAGAAGCAATGAAGATGGAAACGACAATCCAAGCACCGGAAGACGGTGAAATCAAAGCCGTCCACGTCAAGGAAGGCGAAGCCATCGCGAGTCAAGACTTATTGATTGAATTCGTATAA
- a CDS encoding FtsW/RodA/SpoVE family cell cycle protein, with protein sequence MLAKFKEKRAFFDYGLFFTMLILMAISTVMVYSASVWNGGDYANTSFFEKQLMFDAMAIVLFLFVSQINHEVFRGPVIRLLLYAITWLMLMATLFSAPLNGARAWLNFGIFLIQPIELCKFVLVVGLASYFDQKHKGKMDGVIGIVHHFIHRQIPATSPGRRILLSFSDWILIPMVVLLAPYAIIIRMQPDDGGLFILLLITAMILFAVGLPSGYIMLCVVTVPIIFLYAWNNFSDNQMQRIQASLNPFLDAEGKGYQLINSVISIAHGGLFGVGLGNSFQKYGYLPEPETDYIMSIISEELGFIGVLVVLGLLFYLMIQGAVIANRCVSLYSSMLALGISGIIFIQTCINIAAMSGLFPGTGVTLPFISYGGSSLLVMSTMLGVMANISMQNKYRVAYQKEVRTARSMSATSSLTKGGASVD encoded by the coding sequence ATGTTAGCGAAGTTTAAAGAAAAACGAGCATTTTTTGACTATGGTCTCTTCTTTACGATGCTCATCCTCATGGCGATCAGTACGGTCATGGTCTATAGTGCGAGCGTGTGGAACGGTGGAGATTATGCGAATACGTCCTTCTTTGAGAAGCAGTTGATGTTTGATGCGATGGCGATCGTGCTGTTCCTTTTCGTTTCACAAATCAATCATGAGGTGTTCCGTGGACCAGTGATTCGTTTACTCTTGTACGCGATTACATGGTTGATGTTGATGGCGACGCTGTTTTCGGCACCACTAAACGGGGCTCGCGCATGGTTGAACTTCGGTATCTTCTTGATTCAACCAATCGAGCTTTGTAAATTCGTGCTCGTCGTCGGACTTGCGAGTTATTTTGATCAAAAGCACAAAGGGAAAATGGACGGCGTGATTGGGATCGTCCATCACTTCATCCATCGTCAAATTCCAGCGACGTCTCCAGGAAGACGGATTTTACTTAGTTTCTCGGACTGGATCTTGATTCCGATGGTTGTATTACTTGCACCTTACGCGATCATCATTCGCATGCAACCGGATGACGGCGGATTGTTCATTCTGTTACTCATCACGGCGATGATTTTATTCGCAGTTGGATTACCGAGTGGTTACATCATGTTATGTGTCGTCACCGTACCAATCATCTTCTTGTACGCATGGAATAATTTTTCGGATAATCAGATGCAACGGATTCAAGCAAGTTTAAATCCCTTCCTTGACGCAGAAGGTAAGGGATATCAGCTCATCAACTCCGTCATATCGATTGCCCACGGGGGATTATTCGGAGTAGGTCTCGGGAATAGTTTTCAAAAGTATGGCTATCTACCAGAGCCTGAAACCGACTACATCATGTCGATCATCTCGGAGGAACTCGGGTTCATCGGGGTTCTTGTAGTACTCGGTCTATTGTTCTATCTGATGATTCAAGGGGCGGTCATCGCTAATCGGTGTGTCTCGCTTTACTCGAGCATGCTCGCTCTCGGGATATCCGGTATCATCTTCATCCAGACATGTATCAATATCGCGGCCATGTCCGGTCTGTTTCCAGGTACAGGTGTTACCTTGCCATTCATCAGTTACGGTGGGTCATCGTTACTCGTCATGAGTACGATGCTTGGTGTGATGGCAAACATTTCCATGCAAAACAAATATCGAGTGGCTTATCAGAAAGAAGTGCGGACTGCACGTTCGATGAGTGCCACAAGCTCATTAACTAAAGGGGGAGCATCAGTTGACTAA
- a CDS encoding YlaN family protein: MSTEIETVHRQRALELLEADAQKIRRLIEVQLANLTMPQCPLYEEVLDTQMFGLSRQIDFAVRLELIDAGEGKQLLESLEQQLSDLHDAETC; the protein is encoded by the coding sequence TTGTCAACTGAAATCGAGACAGTTCATCGCCAGCGCGCTCTTGAGCTACTAGAAGCGGATGCACAAAAAATCCGCCGGTTGATCGAGGTCCAGCTTGCGAATTTAACGATGCCACAATGTCCTCTTTACGAGGAAGTATTGGATACACAAATGTTCGGATTATCCCGTCAGATTGATTTTGCGGTACGTCTTGAACTGATTGATGCGGGTGAGGGGAAACAATTACTCGAATCACTTGAACAGCAATTATCTGATTTACATGATGCGGAGACGTGCTGA
- a CDS encoding PhoH family protein, which translates to MKKIYVLDTNVMLHDPLSLFQFQEHDVVIPAIVLEELDGKKRNMDEVGRNARETARILDQLRETGQLHAGVPLGNGGILRVDIGDSIHEGSPFTHESNDNKIIELAWSIHREQQLETTPRDVILVSKDILVRVKADAYGLVAEDYMTDHIADLTGLYTGFIEVTVDQEYIDAFYQDKRLSVDVLPEKVQPNEFVILKSNMSKASAIAVVDQNLPIIRALSIDVDQVWGVIPRNVQQRMAFELLLRDDVPLVTLVGKAGTGKTLLALAAGLLQVEDEHKYKKLVVARPVVPMGNDIGYLPGEMEEKLRPWMQPIYDNLEHLFNTGSGDELGNILAGMKTIQLEALTYIRGRSMPGQFIIIDEAQNLTKHEVKTILTRVGENSKIVLVGDPQQIDHPYLDEYSNGLSYAVERLKNEKMTGHVKLVKGERSNLARLAADLL; encoded by the coding sequence ATGAAAAAAATATACGTACTTGATACTAATGTCATGCTTCACGATCCACTTTCTCTTTTTCAATTCCAGGAGCACGACGTCGTCATACCAGCGATCGTACTAGAAGAACTAGATGGAAAAAAACGCAACATGGATGAGGTTGGACGCAATGCGCGAGAAACAGCTCGCATCTTAGACCAATTACGGGAAACGGGTCAGCTTCATGCAGGAGTTCCGCTTGGAAACGGCGGTATTCTTCGCGTCGATATTGGGGACTCCATTCATGAAGGTTCGCCGTTTACGCATGAATCAAACGATAACAAGATTATCGAGCTCGCATGGTCGATTCATCGGGAGCAACAGCTCGAAACGACCCCACGAGATGTCATTCTCGTCTCAAAAGATATCTTAGTCCGCGTCAAAGCGGATGCGTATGGATTAGTCGCTGAAGACTATATGACGGATCATATCGCTGATTTGACCGGTCTTTATACAGGATTCATCGAAGTGACCGTCGATCAGGAATATATTGATGCCTTCTATCAGGACAAACGGCTTTCAGTGGATGTCTTGCCAGAAAAAGTGCAACCGAATGAGTTCGTCATCTTAAAAAGTAACATGTCGAAAGCTTCAGCCATCGCCGTCGTTGATCAGAACCTGCCGATCATCCGGGCACTTTCGATCGATGTCGATCAAGTCTGGGGCGTCATTCCAAGAAACGTTCAACAACGGATGGCATTTGAGTTATTATTACGTGACGACGTACCACTTGTGACACTCGTTGGTAAGGCAGGTACCGGAAAAACGTTACTCGCACTCGCTGCGGGGCTCCTGCAAGTGGAAGACGAGCACAAATATAAAAAACTGGTCGTTGCTCGTCCTGTCGTACCGATGGGAAACGATATCGGCTACTTGCCGGGTGAAATGGAAGAGAAGCTTCGTCCGTGGATGCAACCTATCTACGATAACCTCGAACACCTTTTCAATACGGGATCGGGAGACGAACTAGGTAACATTCTCGCCGGAATGAAGACGATTCAACTGGAAGCATTAACGTACATCCGGGGACGTAGTATGCCGGGACAATTCATCATCATCGATGAAGCGCAGAACTTGACGAAACATGAAGTCAAGACGATTTTGACACGTGTCGGTGAAAATTCGAAAATCGTGTTAGTCGGGGATCCACAGCAGATTGATCATCCGTATCTAGATGAGTATTCCAATGGTCTATCCTACGCCGTAGAACGACTCAAAAATGAGAAAATGACGGGACATGTCAAACTCGTCAAAGGGGAGCGCTCGAACTTGGCGCGCCTCGCAGCCGATTTACTATGA
- a CDS encoding YlaI family protein, whose translation MRVKCTICDKRETIDDWSFTAKRLRNKPVRVHICDECRSRVEERTLERHASGQFHLYPTWETKRKHW comes from the coding sequence ATGCGAGTGAAATGTACGATTTGCGATAAGCGTGAAACGATTGATGATTGGTCCTTCACGGCGAAGCGATTACGCAATAAACCTGTTCGTGTCCACATTTGTGATGAGTGTCGATCACGCGTAGAAGAACGGACACTTGAACGCCACGCTTCTGGACAATTCCATCTATACCCGACTTGGGAAACGAAACGAAAACACTGGTAA
- a CDS encoding PQQ-dependent sugar dehydrogenase, which yields MKIKYVISPLLLAGVLMGCTQTSEESSTEETNQTTQENNQQDSSDQEATQSSQAQEDVVFKELNAPWNIVREEEVFYITEREGTIVKGKQGDYERMRLQLKEDVLAEGEGGLLGMVLDPDFKDNQTAYVYHTYAKQGQATNRVIAIKEEGDQWTEERVLLDDIPGATIHNGGRLEWGPEGALYVTAGDAANPELAQDIDSLAGKVLRITPEGEPFEGNQKGYVYSLGHRNPQGLVFVDDQLYASEHGQSGHDEINRIEQKNYGWPTIEGKEQADGLVTPWYEVGEQSVAPSGVATAENTLYFATLVGQRLQTIDLETKRVKTIVENQGRIRDVWIDETSIYYITNNTDGRGNPTADDDRLVRINR from the coding sequence TTGAAGATCAAGTATGTCATATCACCCCTCCTGTTAGCGGGTGTTCTGATGGGCTGTACACAAACATCAGAAGAATCGTCAACAGAGGAAACGAATCAGACGACACAAGAAAACAACCAACAGGATTCAAGTGATCAAGAAGCGACACAATCATCTCAAGCGCAAGAAGACGTCGTATTTAAAGAGCTAAACGCTCCGTGGAATATTGTCCGAGAAGAAGAGGTATTTTACATCACGGAACGAGAAGGAACGATTGTCAAAGGAAAACAAGGTGACTATGAACGGATGCGCCTTCAGCTGAAAGAGGATGTTCTCGCTGAAGGAGAAGGTGGATTACTTGGGATGGTACTTGATCCTGATTTTAAGGACAATCAGACGGCATACGTCTACCATACGTACGCTAAACAAGGGCAAGCGACGAATCGCGTCATCGCGATAAAAGAAGAGGGTGACCAGTGGACGGAAGAACGTGTCTTACTCGATGATATTCCCGGAGCGACGATTCATAACGGGGGACGGCTGGAGTGGGGACCTGAAGGCGCGCTCTATGTCACAGCAGGAGACGCAGCGAATCCTGAACTGGCGCAAGACATTGATTCATTGGCAGGAAAGGTTTTACGCATCACACCGGAAGGGGAACCGTTCGAAGGGAATCAAAAAGGATACGTCTACAGTCTCGGTCACCGGAATCCACAAGGACTTGTTTTCGTCGATGATCAACTGTATGCAAGTGAACATGGGCAAAGTGGGCACGATGAAATCAACCGAATCGAACAAAAGAATTATGGATGGCCGACGATTGAAGGGAAAGAACAAGCAGACGGACTGGTGACGCCGTGGTATGAAGTAGGAGAACAATCTGTTGCACCAAGTGGAGTTGCAACAGCAGAGAATACACTTTATTTTGCAACACTTGTCGGACAACGATTACAAACCATCGATCTAGAGACGAAGCGAGTCAAGACGATCGTCGAAAATCAAGGTCGGATTCGAGATGTCTGGATTGACGAGACATCAATTTACTATATTACAAATAATACGGACGGAAGAGGGAATCCAACGGCAGATGATGATCGACTCGTTCGTATCAATCGATGA
- a CDS encoding YlaH-like family protein, translating to MNAQAAVASDFSKYDIPFIAKLLGIGSDPNNIEAGFYPLMITVVILTLVVFKLGFAKELAWWKSLIVYLLLAVFSAALTLVFWTWPIPEVLLAMVFVLGIYRFRMWMVKRERERTAS from the coding sequence ATGAATGCACAAGCTGCCGTTGCTTCTGATTTCTCGAAATACGATATTCCGTTCATCGCGAAACTTCTCGGTATTGGAAGTGATCCGAATAACATCGAAGCGGGATTTTATCCTTTAATGATTACCGTCGTCATCTTGACGCTTGTCGTCTTTAAGTTAGGATTTGCTAAGGAACTAGCATGGTGGAAATCACTGATCGTCTATCTCTTGCTCGCCGTGTTCTCGGCAGCATTGACGCTTGTCTTCTGGACATGGCCGATTCCTGAAGTACTCCTTGCGATGGTCTTCGTACTTGGTATTTATCGCTTCCGGATGTGGATGGTCAAGCGTGAACGTGAACGGACAGCTTCTTGA
- the typA gene encoding translational GTPase TypA, with the protein MTTLVRNDLRNVAIIAHVDHGKTTLVDELLKQSGTFRTNEQVEERAMDSNDIERERGITILAKNTAIDYKNTRINIVDTPGHADFGGEVERIMRMVDGVILVVDAREGCMPQTRFVLKKALEQGLQPIVVVNKIDKPMVRPLEVVDEVVDLLIDLGADEDQLEFPVVYASAVNGSSSFEPELEKQEDTITNVLDLILEHTPAPVDNTMEPLQFQVTMLDYDNYLGRIGVGRVFRGEIKVGDSVSLSKLDGSTKNFRVTKLFGYFGLKRVEIETAKAGDLIAIAGMEDINVGETVCPTSHVDPLPLLRIDEPTLQMTFIVNNSPFAGREGDLVTSRKIEERLEKELETDVSLRIENTDSPDRWIVSGRGELHLGILIENMRREGYEIQVSKPQVIIKEEEGVKVEPFERVVIDTPEEYTGSVMESIGLRKGELTNMQTMDNGQTKMEFIVPSRGLIGYRNEFLSATRGYGIMNHTFEEYRPFIQADIGGRRSGVMVSIETGKATAYAISALEDRGTIFIEPGIEVYEGMIIGECNRDVDLAVNVVKAKQLTNMRASAKDSTNVLKRPRVFSLEESLTFLNEDEYCEITPQSVRLRKQVLNKNEREKQEKRRRLGKD; encoded by the coding sequence ATGACAACATTAGTACGAAATGATTTACGCAACGTTGCGATCATCGCCCACGTTGACCATGGTAAAACAACATTAGTCGATGAGCTTTTAAAACAGTCTGGTACGTTCCGTACGAACGAACAAGTCGAAGAACGCGCAATGGACTCAAATGACATCGAGCGGGAACGTGGAATCACGATTCTTGCGAAAAACACTGCAATTGACTACAAAAACACACGCATCAACATCGTTGATACGCCAGGACACGCCGATTTCGGTGGAGAAGTTGAGCGGATCATGCGTATGGTTGATGGCGTCATCCTCGTCGTCGATGCACGTGAAGGCTGTATGCCACAAACACGTTTCGTTTTGAAAAAAGCACTCGAGCAAGGACTTCAACCAATCGTCGTCGTCAACAAAATCGACAAACCGATGGTCCGTCCTCTTGAAGTCGTCGACGAAGTCGTAGATCTCTTGATCGACCTCGGAGCTGACGAAGATCAACTCGAATTCCCAGTCGTTTATGCATCGGCAGTCAACGGCTCAAGTTCATTTGAACCCGAATTAGAAAAACAAGAAGATACAATCACGAACGTTCTTGATTTGATTCTTGAGCACACACCAGCACCTGTCGATAACACAATGGAACCGCTTCAGTTCCAAGTGACGATGCTTGACTATGATAACTACCTCGGACGGATCGGTGTCGGTCGTGTCTTCCGTGGAGAAATCAAAGTTGGCGATAGCGTTTCGCTTTCAAAACTTGATGGTTCAACGAAGAACTTCCGTGTTACGAAGTTGTTCGGTTACTTCGGTCTAAAACGTGTCGAAATCGAAACAGCAAAAGCTGGAGATTTGATCGCGATCGCTGGTATGGAAGATATTAACGTCGGTGAGACGGTTTGCCCGACTTCACACGTTGATCCACTCCCATTATTACGTATCGATGAGCCAACGCTTCAAATGACATTCATCGTCAACAACTCGCCATTCGCTGGTCGTGAAGGGGATCTCGTTACTTCACGTAAAATCGAAGAGCGTCTTGAAAAAGAACTCGAAACAGACGTTTCACTTCGCATCGAAAACACGGACTCACCGGACCGCTGGATCGTTTCTGGCCGTGGGGAACTTCACCTCGGGATTTTGATCGAAAACATGCGCCGTGAAGGATACGAAATTCAAGTATCGAAACCGCAAGTAATCATCAAAGAAGAAGAAGGCGTCAAAGTCGAGCCATTCGAACGCGTCGTCATCGATACACCAGAAGAGTACACAGGTTCTGTCATGGAATCGATCGGTCTCCGTAAAGGTGAATTGACGAACATGCAAACAATGGACAACGGTCAAACGAAGATGGAATTCATCGTTCCTTCACGTGGTTTGATCGGTTACCGTAACGAATTCCTCTCTGCTACACGCGGATACGGAATCATGAACCACACATTCGAAGAATACCGTCCGTTCATCCAAGCGGATATCGGTGGACGTCGTAGTGGTGTTATGGTCTCAATCGAAACAGGTAAAGCAACTGCTTACGCAATCTCAGCTCTTGAAGACCGCGGAACGATCTTCATCGAGCCTGGTATCGAAGTATACGAAGGTATGATCATCGGCGAATGTAACCGTGATGTCGATCTCGCTGTCAACGTCGTTAAAGCAAAACAATTAACGAACATGCGTGCATCTGCAAAAGACTCAACAAACGTTCTTAAACGTCCACGTGTCTTCTCACTTGAAGAGTCGTTGACATTCTTGAACGAAGATGAGTACTGTGAAATCACACCACAATCGGTTCGTCTCCGTAAACAAGTCTTGAACAAAAACGAACGTGAAAAGCAAGAAAAACGTCGTCGTCTAGGTAAAGATTAA
- a CDS encoding DUF5325 family protein: MRLLFLLLAMLAVGSMAAIGIFIAEQNVPMTIASVILMIVTMGAGFVLKARLRKQA, encoded by the coding sequence ATGCGCCTGCTATTTTTATTACTCGCCATGCTTGCCGTAGGATCCATGGCAGCCATCGGCATCTTCATCGCAGAACAAAACGTACCGATGACGATTGCCTCTGTCATCTTGATGATTGTTACGATGGGTGCCGGGTTCGTTTTAAAGGCACGTTTGCGAAAACAAGCATGA
- a CDS encoding inositol monophosphatase family protein: MQIELDAIDLIKRAGKYIREKIDGSYHVEQKTGKSDLVTEIDQAVEDLLIQGILDRYPNHHIYGEEGRIARPDTLEGTIWFVDPIDGTMNFIRQKRMFAISIAIMIDGELHYGFVYDVMADELFHVIKGHGAYQNGIRLPQIEERSVKEAIICMNATWVTPNRRINTDRLAPLVRHAVGVRAIGAASLELAWTAAGRVDGYITMRNMPWDYAAGQLLIEEVGGRVGTITGESMSFLEQTSVLAGSQTFVEDVLTFVQTQED; this comes from the coding sequence ATGCAGATTGAGTTGGATGCGATAGATTTGATCAAACGAGCGGGAAAATACATTCGCGAAAAAATTGATGGTTCGTATCACGTCGAACAAAAAACCGGAAAAAGCGATTTAGTGACAGAGATTGATCAAGCCGTCGAGGACTTATTGATTCAAGGTATTTTAGATCGTTATCCGAATCATCATATTTATGGGGAAGAAGGGCGAATCGCTCGACCTGATACACTCGAAGGCACGATCTGGTTCGTTGATCCGATTGATGGAACGATGAACTTCATTCGTCAAAAACGAATGTTTGCCATCTCGATTGCGATCATGATAGATGGTGAGTTACATTATGGGTTCGTCTACGATGTCATGGCGGACGAGTTGTTCCATGTCATCAAAGGGCATGGTGCTTATCAAAACGGCATACGGTTACCACAAATCGAGGAGCGGAGTGTTAAAGAAGCAATCATCTGTATGAACGCGACCTGGGTGACACCAAATCGTCGAATCAATACGGATCGTCTTGCGCCACTCGTACGACACGCGGTAGGTGTACGAGCAATCGGTGCAGCATCACTTGAACTCGCATGGACAGCTGCAGGACGTGTTGATGGGTATATCACGATGCGTAATATGCCTTGGGATTACGCAGCTGGTCAGTTATTGATTGAAGAGGTCGGTGGGCGTGTCGGAACGATCACAGGTGAATCGATGTCATTTCTCGAACAAACGAGTGTGCTAGCAGGGAGCCAGACATTCGTTGAAGATGTGTTGACATTCGTACAAACACAAGAGGATTGA